The following are encoded in a window of Methanobrevibacter ruminantium M1 genomic DNA:
- the eno gene encoding phosphopyruvate hydratase: MDSVIEDVRVRKILDSRGNPTVEVDIITWNGFGRAAAPSGASTGSREVVSFPEGGVDQVISEVEDLISSELIGMAAEDIEDIDEVLREIDGTDNMSAIGGNTSVAVSMAAAKAAAMSFGMPLYSFLGGNFVSEMPYPLGNMMNGGAHAGPNAPDIQEFLVVPIGAKDVEEAVFANVAVHKKLKELLSKKDPDFTGGKGDEGGWIPNITNTQALEIQAQACEETRDELGILIRPGLDMASSEFWDSEKEKYVYSQDNIERDVGEQVEYVKDLIETYNLFYVEDPFDENDFEGFRELTSKVGNKCRICGDDLFVTNSRLLKKGIDEKAANAIIIKPNQIGSLTETYATVKLAKENNVMPVVSHRSGETCDETIAHLAVAFGAPMIKTGAIGGERIAKLNELIRIEAELSNPKMARLF, translated from the coding sequence TTGGATAGTGTAATCGAAGATGTTCGTGTTAGAAAAATTTTAGATAGCAGAGGAAATCCTACTGTTGAAGTAGATATAATTACTTGGAACGGATTTGGAAGAGCTGCAGCTCCAAGCGGAGCAAGCACAGGTTCCAGAGAAGTTGTATCCTTCCCTGAAGGAGGGGTTGATCAGGTAATCAGTGAAGTTGAAGACTTGATTTCTTCCGAACTTATCGGAATGGCTGCTGAAGACATTGAAGACATTGATGAGGTCTTAAGAGAAATCGACGGAACTGACAATATGTCTGCAATTGGCGGAAATACAAGTGTGGCTGTTTCCATGGCTGCAGCTAAGGCAGCTGCCATGTCCTTTGGAATGCCTCTCTATAGCTTTTTAGGAGGCAATTTCGTCAGTGAAATGCCTTATCCTTTAGGCAATATGATGAATGGCGGAGCTCATGCAGGTCCAAATGCACCGGACATTCAGGAATTTCTAGTAGTTCCTATAGGTGCTAAGGATGTGGAAGAGGCTGTATTTGCCAATGTGGCTGTCCATAAGAAACTAAAAGAGCTCCTCTCTAAAAAAGACCCTGATTTCACTGGTGGAAAAGGAGATGAAGGTGGTTGGATTCCTAATATTACTAATACTCAAGCTTTAGAAATCCAGGCACAGGCATGTGAAGAGACAAGAGACGAATTAGGCATTCTAATTAGGCCTGGTTTGGATATGGCATCCTCTGAGTTTTGGGACAGTGAAAAGGAAAAATACGTATACTCCCAAGACAATATTGAAAGGGATGTTGGCGAGCAAGTGGAATATGTCAAGGACTTGATTGAAACATATAACCTGTTCTATGTTGAAGATCCTTTTGATGAGAATGATTTCGAAGGATTCCGTGAGCTCACTTCCAAGGTAGGAAACAAATGTCGCATTTGCGGTGATGACCTCTTTGTCACAAACTCAAGACTCCTTAAGAAGGGAATCGATGAAAAGGCAGCAAATGCAATTATCATAAAGCCTAATCAAATCGGCTCACTTACTGAAACCTATGCTACTGTAAAATTAGCTAAAGAAAACAATGTAATGCCTGTTGTATCCCATAGGTCTGGAGAGACTTGTGATGAGACCATTGCTCACTTGGCAGTGGCCTTTGGCGCTCCTATGATTAAAACCGGTGCAATAGGTGGAGAGAGAATAGCAAAATTAAATGAGCTTATTAGAATCGAAGCTGAATTGTCTAATCCGAAAATGGCCAGATTGTTCTAA
- a CDS encoding indolepyruvate ferredoxin oxidoreductase subunit alpha, giving the protein MSTVIIDASKCENADCGECVDMCPMEIFSLDGDKIVTDHEDECTLCEVCVDMCPNDCITIKDE; this is encoded by the coding sequence ATGTCAACTGTAATTATTGATGCAAGCAAATGTGAAAACGCAGACTGTGGTGAATGTGTAGACATGTGTCCTATGGAAATCTTTTCCTTAGACGGAGACAAAATCGTAACTGATCATGAAGACGAATGTACTTTATGTGAAGTTTGTGTCGACATGTGCCCAAATGATTGTATTACAATTAAAGACGAATAG